A DNA window from Pogona vitticeps strain Pit_001003342236 chromosome 2, PviZW2.1, whole genome shotgun sequence contains the following coding sequences:
- the LOC110070942 gene encoding uncharacterized protein LOC110070942 isoform X3, whose protein sequence is MIELRSFPRIIQMMVGTYPWSSLLSEGVETASTQLDSVCTKQWRGAVCVCPLALSLNLKGVVLTFEDIAVCFMEEEWAVLDQGQRALHQEVMEENLACLINLVTNKREKRIEKGEGSISVGKAIDKNQKQYLEHSKSFSGRSNLRTAKPSKCLECGKSFRQSAEIACHMRLHTGKKPFKCLECGKSFHQNGKLARHMRIHTGEKPFKCSECGKSFRQNTHLASHMRIHTGEKPYKCLECGKNFGHTSVLASHMRIHTGAKPFKCSECGKSFSQSRNLARHMRIHTGEKPFKCLECGKSFRQSGKLACHIRIHTGEKPFKCSECGKTFRQSGKLARHLRIHTGEKPFKCLACRKSFSRSTVLASHMRIHTGEKPFKCLECEKSFSQNKHLASHNRIHKGDNPFKCLECGKSFSQNTHLASHMRIHTGEKPFKCLECGKSFSQSTNLDSHIRIHTGEKPFKCLECGKSFSQNTHLASHKRIHKGDNPFKCLECGKSFSQNTHLASHMRIHTGEKPFKCLECGKSFSRSTNLDSHIRIHTGEKPFKCLECGKSFSQNTHLASHKRIHTGEKPFKCLECGKSFSRSTNLDSHMRIHTGEKPFKCLECGKSFSQSGKIASHMRIHTGEKPFKCLQCGKTFRQTGHLTSHERRHMRIHIGNKSKSGNPERASYLAFHQ, encoded by the exons GGTGTAGTTTTGACCTTTGAGGATATTGCTGTCTGTTTCATGGAGGAGGAGTGGGCTGTGCTGGATCAAGGCCAAAGAGCTTTGCATcaggaagtcatggaggaaaATTTAGCCTGTCTGATCAATCTGG TTACTaataagagagaaaagagaattgaaaaaggagaagggagcATATCCGTGGGAAAAGCCATTGATAAAAATCAGAAACAATACTTAGAGCACAGCAAAAGCTTCAGTGGTAGAAGTAACCTCCGCACAGCAAAGCCATCGaaatgtttggaatgtggaaagagctttcgtcAGAGTGCAGAAATTGCTTGCCATATGAGGCTCCATACAGggaagaaaccctttaaatgtttagaatgtggaaagagcttccatcAGAATGGAAAACTTGCTCGccatatgaggatccacacaggggagaaaccctttaaatgttcagaatgtggaaagagcttccgtcaGAATACACATCTTGCttcccatatgagaatccacacaggggagaaaccatataagtgtttagaatgtggaaagaactttggTCACACTTCAGTCCTTGCTTcccatatgaggatccacacaggggcgaaaccctttaaatgttcagaatgtggaaagagctttagtcagagtagaaATCTTGCTCGccatatgaggatccacacaggggagaaaccctttaaatgtttggaatgtggaaagagcttccgtcaGAGTGGAAAACTTGCTTGCCATataaggatccacacaggggagaaaccatttaaatgttcggaatgtggaaagaccttccgTCAGAGTGGAAAACTTGCTCGCCATTTGAGAAttcacaccggggagaagccatttaaatgcttggcatgTAGAAAGAGCTTTAGCCGAAGTACAGTTCTTGCttcccatatgagaatccacacaggggagaaaccatttaaatgcttggaatgtgaaaagagcttcagtcagaataaACATCTTGCTTCCCATAATAGAATCCACAAAGGGGATAACCCATTTAAGTgtttagaatgtggaaagagcttcagtcagaatacACATCTTGCttcccatatgagaatccacacaggggagaaaccatttaaatgcttggaatgtggaaagagcttcagtcaaagtaCAAACCTTGATTCCCATataagaatccacacaggggagaaaccatttaaatgcttggaatgtggaaagagcttcagtcagaatacACATCTTGCTTCCCATAAGAGAATCCACAAAGGGGATAACCCATTTAAGTgtttagaatgtggaaagagcttcagtcagaatacACATCTTGCttcccatatgagaatccacacaggggagaaaccatttaaatgcttggaatgtggaaagagcttcagtcgaaGCACAAACCTTGATTCCCATataagaatccacacaggagagaaaccatttaaatgcttggaatgtggaaagagcttcagtcagaatacACATCTTGCTTCccataagagaatccacacaggagagaaaccatttaaatgcttggaatgtggaaagagcttcagtcgaaGCACAAACCTTGATTcccatatgaggatccacacaggggagaaaccatttaaatgcttggaatgtggaaagagcttcagtcagagtggaaaaATTGCttcccatatgagaatccacacaggagagaaaccttttaaatgctTACAGTGTGGAAAGACCTTCCGTCAAACTGGACACCTTACCTCTCATGAGAGAAGACACATGAGAATTCACATTGGGAACAAATCTAAATCAGGAAATCCAGAAAGGGCTTCATACCTTGCTTTCCATCAATGA